The segment AGGCTTTTTGCTTTAATCTATGATAAGGAAGCTTTATTTGTTATCATCTTCAACAGCTTTCTCTACTTTATTGGCTGCTTTCTTAGCGGTGTTTCCTACGGCTTTACCGGCCTTTTTTGCACCAGAGGCTACGTCTTTACCTACCTCTTTGGTAGTTTCACCCACCTTGCTGTTTGAAACGTCTTTGCCTACTTCTTTCACATCAGAACCAACTTTGCTAGCAGTATTGCCTGCCTTGTTGGCGTTCTTCATGGCAATGTACTTAGTTTTCGCTTTGGCAATCTCCCACTTGTCTTTGTCAGTTAACTGGCTTTGGATAGCGTTTTTGCGATCATCCAACTGGTTCCAGTATTTCTCTACGGTGTTCCAGTCTTTGTTGCTGAAGCCGGATTTGTGCATCTCCACATGGGCAACAAAGTCTTCGTAGGCTTTTCTAATGTCCGTAGCGGTATAGGAAGGAATTTTCTTTTCATCATAGGTAGACATGTCAATGCCTGAAGCCATCATGCCGCTACTTTGGTTGTTTTGTTTCCAAGTATTATACTGCCCTTCCCGTGTAGACCAGGCAGTGCTGTATCTTGACTGCAATTCAGCGTACTCCGCTTTGCGATCCTCATCTAAGGTGCTCTCAAACTCCATTACTGACATGCGGCGCTTGTTATATTCTGCGCTGTCTGTGGTCATACGCTGATCCCAATCTGTCTGGGTGCTGTCCCAGCCGCGTGCTACATTGGCTTCATAATCAGTAACGTATTTTTTGTAATCATTATAGGCTTGTTCGCGAGAGGGGCTAGAAGTATCAGAAGCGGCCATAGTATCAGTACGTTCGGTTCTGCTACACCCTAGATGAGCAAATGCTAGCGTTAGAGATGCAGCGTAAACAACCGTATGTTTTTTAAATAAATTGGACATTTTCATAGTTTATGGATCGTTTGGTAAAAAGGAATTTACAGGTTATTGAACGCAAATAGGAGGTATAGGTTTCAAAATGCTGATTTTATGCATTTTGGCTTATTTGTAATATTACTATATTAAGATTTTACCTGTGCTTATATCCTATTCCTGCAGATGATTAATGAGTGCTAGTACATAGGGTTCACCTTTCAATACCTATATTTGTCTTTTCAACAGAATACATGAACCAGCTCCAGATGGTAGACCTGAAAGGTCAGTACCAGCGTCTGAAAACTCAGATTGATGCCGCCATGCAAGCGGTGGTAGACAGTACCGCTTTCATCAACGGACCACAGGTGAAAACCTTCGCAGGCAATCTGTCAAAGTATTTACAAGTGAACCATGTGATACCCTGTGCCAATGGGACAGATGCTTTGCAGATTGCCTTAATGGCACTGG is part of the Rufibacter tibetensis genome and harbors:
- a CDS encoding DUF6565 domain-containing protein; this translates as MAASDTSSPSREQAYNDYKKYVTDYEANVARGWDSTQTDWDQRMTTDSAEYNKRRMSVMEFESTLDEDRKAEYAELQSRYSTAWSTREGQYNTWKQNNQSSGMMASGIDMSTYDEKKIPSYTATDIRKAYEDFVAHVEMHKSGFSNKDWNTVEKYWNQLDDRKNAIQSQLTDKDKWEIAKAKTKYIAMKNANKAGNTASKVGSDVKEVGKDVSNSKVGETTKEVGKDVASGAKKAGKAVGNTAKKAANKVEKAVEDDNK